The Mya arenaria isolate MELC-2E11 chromosome 16, ASM2691426v1 genome includes a window with the following:
- the LOC128222647 gene encoding uncharacterized protein LOC128222647 has product MKPQLHTYIPLDETFQLLSWYDVPAFSEQNRACFIKIKTANAPEDTIITAKSISTVDVSSPLGNYSMAPIDAHGFLNGTSRFACLQVRCPGFLTTGAAFDIVVNITMETTSGHCLARSQSALLRSGNIISRSAGGDSFRFTLENGDNYGPKYGVYIGTGFRDRAVYQAQHSCYSGSHFDHEAMVAENGAIASYQC; this is encoded by the exons ATGAAGCCACAACTGCACACGTACATTCCCCTAGATGAGACCTTTCAGCTTCTGTCGTGGTATGATGTGCCGGCATTTTCAGAACAAAACCGGGCCTgctttattaagataaaaacggcg aatGCTCCCGAGGACACAATTATCACTGCTAAGTCGATTTCAACTGTTGACGTCAGTTCGCCACTTGGAAATTATTCAATGGCCCCAATAGACGCGCATGGTTTTCTAAATGGGACCAGCAGGTTCGCCTGTCTTCAGGTCAGATGTCCTGGATTTCTAACCACAGGAGCAGCGTTTGATATAGTGGTCAATATCACAATGGAAACAACGTCCGGGCATTGCCTAGCAAG AAGTCAGTCGGCTCTACTGAGATCTGGAAACATCATCTCGCGCTCGGCCGGAGGAGACAGCTTTCGATTCACCCTAGAAAACGGTGATAACTACGGTCCCAAGTATGGGGTGTATATTGGCACTGGGTTCCGTGACCGCGCTGTGTACCAAGCCCAGCATTCCTGCTACAGTGGAAGTCACTTTGACCACGAGGCGATGGTGGCAGAAAATGGGGCAATTGCTTCATATCAATGCTGA
- the LOC128222386 gene encoding uncharacterized protein LOC128222386, with protein MAAWLCDLTSQYALKVTAYSASSESHCGSYTNLTNPALRTDNNDLTLVQIPLGWYRYTGTDAGIMATSCPNGNIECGAKQLVWIQATTPTPTTTTTTPTPTTTTTTPTTTTTTPTPTTTTTTPTTTTTAPTTTTTTPATTTTAPTAKTTAPATTTTTPTTSTTAPTTTTTTPTATTTTPTPTPTTTTTTPTSTTTTTTPTPTPKTTTTASTATPTSSTKSSTLTPNTSSPTTTTSKTTPRTATTTRTSTSTPTPTTTTSTPNLRITELLTPSSNTTLSKRLSRNTSSRIASSGAF; from the exons ATGGCAGCGTGGTTGTGTGACCTTACATCCCAGTACGCTTTGAAGGTAACGGCAT ATTCAGCCAGTTCAGAATCACATTGCGGAAGCTACACCAATCTAACAAATCCTGCACTGCGTACTGACAATAACGACCTAACACTTGTTCAAATACCGCTAGGATGGTACCGGTATACTGGGACTGATGCCGGTATCATGGCAACTAGCTGTCCGAACGGAAACATCGAGTGTGGTGCAAAACAACTAGTCTGGATTCAAG cgacaacaccaacaccaacaacTACGACGACCACACCAACACCAACAACTACGACGACCACACCAACAACTACGACGACCACACCAACACCAACAACTACGACGACCACACCAACAACTACGACGACAGCACCAACAACTACGACGACCACACCAGCAACTACGACGACAGCACCAACAGCTAAGACGACAGCACCAGCAACTACGACGACCACACCAACAACTTCGACGACAGCACCAACAACTACGACGACCACACCAACAGCTACGACGAccacaccaacaccaacaccaacaacTACGACGACCACTCCAACATCAACAACTACGACGAccacaccaacaccaacaccaaaaACTACGACGACAGCATCAACAGCAACACCAACATCTTCGACGAAATCATCAACACTTACACCAAATACTTCgtcaccaacaacaacaacttcgAAAACAACACCAAGAACTGCAACTACGACAAGAACATCAACATCAACACCAACACCTACAACGACAACGTCGACACCAAACTTGAGAATAACTGAATTGTTAACGCCGTCATCGAACACTACACTCAGTAAGCGTTTGTCCCGTAACACTTCTAGCCGGATCGCATCAAGTGGTGCTTTTTAA